The DNA window AAGAGGAAGACGCTCACCACGACCGCCGGCGCCCCCGTCGCGGACAATCAGAACACGCTCACCGCCGGGCCGCGGGGGCCGGCGCTGCTGCAGGACTACCACCTGCTCGAGAAACTGGCCCACCAGAACCGCGAGCGGATTCCGGAGCGGGTGGTCCACGCCAAGGGCTGGGGCGC is part of the bacterium genome and encodes:
- a CDS encoding catalase, whose translation is MTEPTKRKTLTTTAGAPVADNQNTLTAGPRGPALLQDYHLLEKLAHQNRERIPERVVHAKGWGA